Within the Marinobacter qingdaonensis genome, the region GCTGAAGAATTCCCCCACCACCGAATCGCCCTCGGCGATCAACCGGTCGCGCCAGCGCTCGGCCAGGTGGTGGCGGCGAGTATGCTCTTCGCTACCGGCATCGAACGCATCAATGGCCCGTTTCAGGGCGTCCGGGTCGTCTTCCTGTCGAATCACCTTGCCGACGTACTGCAGATGGCGGCGCTTCGCTTCGTTCTGTCGAATCCGGCGGGACTCTTCAATGGCGGCGCGCAGGGTGTCGCTGATGGGCAGGGTGTCGAGCTGATCATTGCTCAACTCCAGCATGCGCTTGCCCATGTCCTGCAGGGCGTGCATCTCGCGCTTGAGCTGGGATTTGCTCTTGCCAAATTCTTCGTCGTCGTGGGGGTGATCGTGGTCACTCATGGAAGGTCCAGTCGAGGTCGGTCAGGAAAATAAACGGCTAGGCGTAAAAAATGGTGGCCAGGCCGAGAAACGCCATGAAGCCGACCACGTCGGTCACGGTGGTGAGGATGACGCTGCCAGCCAGGGCCGGATCAATGTTCCGGGATTTCAGGAACAGGGGCAAGACCGTACCCACCAACGCCGCGGCCACCAGGTTGATGATCAGGGCGGCGGCTATGATGGCGCCGATCAGCAGGTCCTGGAACCAGACCGAGGCCGCGGTTGCCACCACCACCGCCCAGAACACGCCGTTAAGGGCGCCGGACAGGAACTCCCGGTTGAGCAGCCAGCCAACGTTGGCGCCGCTGATTTGGCCCACGGCCATGCCCCGGATTACCAGGGTCAGGGTCTGGCTGCCGGCAATGCCGCCCATGCTGGCGACGATGGGCATCAGAACCGCCAGGGCCACCACCTTGGTGATGGTTTCCTCGAACAGGCCGATGACCCCCGAGGCAATGAATGCGGTGATCAGGTTGATGCCCAGCCAGACCGCCCGGCGCCGCGTGGTTTTCCAGATCGGGGCGAAGGTATCCTCGTCCTCATCCAGACCGGCCATACTCATCAGCGAGTGGTCGGCATCTTCCCGGATAACGTCAACCACGTCATCGATGGTGATGCGCCCGAGCAGCCGGCCGTCGTCGTTCACCACCGGTGCGGAAATCAGGTCGTAGCGTTCGAACAGGGTCGCGACCTTGGTGTCGGACAGGGTCACCGGGATCGGCTCGATGTCGGTGTCCATCACCTCGCGCACCGTGGCCGCCGGGTTGGACACCAGCATCTTGGTGATCGGCAGCATGCCGATGAATTCGTCCCGTCGGCTGACCACGATCAGGCTGTCGGTCATCGGGGGCAGGTTCCGGTGCCGGCGCAGGTAACGCAGGACAACGTCAATGCTGATGTCCGGACGCACCGTGATGGTGTCCGTGTTCATCAGACCGCCGGCGGTGTCCTCCGGGTAGGACAGGACTTCCTCGACCCGCTGTCGGTCCTGCTCGTCCATGGTGTCCAGGACTTCCTGGATGACCGTGTCCGGCAGCTGCTGCAGTAAGTCGGCGAGGTCGTCGGATTCGAAGTCCTCGATGATGTCGGCCAGTTCCTGGGCATTCAGCTGGCTCAGGAAGTAGCCCCGGATGTCGTCGCTCAGGTACTGGAGGACTTCGCCTTCCAGTTGCTTGTCCACCAGGTTCCAGAGCAGGGCACGCTGGCGCGGGGGCGACGATTCCAGCAGGTGGGCGATATCACTGGGGCTCAAGCCGCCATTCAGGATGCGGGCAACCTGTTTCAAGGCGCCACTGTCCAGGGCTTCGCTCAGGGAGCGAAGGCGCTGGCGGGCCTGGCTTTTTTCCAGAATATCGGTCATGGATCACCCACAGTCAGAAAACGCCTGTATTATAGCGGAGTTAGGCCTAACACGTGAGAAAGAGTTGTAGGTGAATCCCGCAGACGGCGGTTCGCGACGGTGACCGCGTCGGGCCTCAGCCGCCTTCACCAAAATAGTCGTTGATCAGGTCGGTGAGGGCCTCGATGGCGGACTCCTCGTCCGGTCCTTCGGCGATCAGCTCCACGTCGGTGCCCTGGCTGGCTGCCAGCATCATGACCTGCATGATGTTCTTGGCATCCACTTCCCGGCCTTTGCCGCTGATGCGAACGCTGCTGTCGAACTCGGAGGCGGTGGCCACCAGCTTGGCAGTGGCCCGGGCGTGCAGGCCCAGCTTGTTGATGATGGTGATGGGGCGGCGAATCATGACGGACTCAGATCTCTCCCCGGGTCTGCAGGTGCGGCAATTCCGTGTGGCGAACCTGAACGTTGCTGTAGTTCTTCCGGAAATGGGCGCACAGCTGCTCGCTGACGTAGACCGAGCGGTGCTGGCCGCCGGTGCAGCCGATTGAGATGGTCATGTAGCTGCGGTTGCTGGCGGCGAACGAGGGCAGCCAGTTCTCCAGGAACGCGATCAGGTCGTCGATCATCTGCCGGCTGGCGGGTTCCTTTTCCAGGAAGTCGATGACCGGCTGATCGGTACCGACGAACTTCCGCAGGCTGTTGTCCCAGTAAGGGTTGGGCAGGCAGCGCACGTCGAAGACGTAATCCGAGTCCAGGGGCACGCCGTGCTTGAAACCGAAAGACTGGAACAGCAAGGCCAGCTCCTGATCCTTCCGGCCGACCACCCGCTGCTTGACCATGTCCCGAAGCTCGTACATGGACATGCCGGTGGTGTTGACGTGCAGGTCGGACAGCTTGGACAGGGGCTCCAGCAGTTTCTTCTCGTTGCTGATGGCCTCGCGCAGTGAGGTCTTGTCATCACTGAGCGGGTGCTTGCGGCGGGTGGCGTGGAAACGCTGGAGTAGGGACTGCTCGTCGGCGTCGAGGAAGATCACCTCAATGGACACGCCGGTTTGCTGCAACTGGCCATAGATGTCCTCGAAGTTGGCCAGTTCGCCGGACAGGTTGCGGGCGTCGATGCTGACCGCCATCTTTTTCAGGCGGCCGGGCGAGCTCTGCTCCGCCGCTTCCCGGGTGAGGGGAAACAGCAGGCCGATCGGCAGATTGTCGATGCAGTAGTAACCGAGGTCCTCAAGAACGTGAAGGGCAGTACTCTTTCCGGAACCGGATCGGCCACTTACGATGATCAGTTTCATGAACGCTCGGTCTCCAGTCTGAATCGGGTTACTCGCTTGCCGCGGTCATGCGCTGATACAGGGTGTTGGCGTCGTCGCATTGCCGGAGGCGATCGCAGAAGGTGCGGTCGTTGAACTTTTCCGCCAGCTGGCTGAGCAGTTCCAGGTGCTCGCTGGTGGCTTCCTTGGGCACCACCAGGGCAAAGACCAGGTCCACCGGCTGATTGTCGATGGCGTCAAACTCGATGCTCTCTTCCAGCGTCATCAACACGCCAACGACGTGCTCCAGACCTTCCAGGCGACAGTGCGGAATGGCAATGCCCTGGCCGATACCAGTGCTTCCCAGGCGCTCCCTCGCGATCAGGTTGTTGAAAATCTGGGATTCGCTGAGCGCACCGTCGTGCTCATGGATACGCTCGGCGATGGACTCCAGAACCCGTTTCTTGCTGGAAGCCGGGACCCGGCAGAGGCTCAGCTCCGGTGCCAGGATGTTGTCTATGGTCAGGGATGTGTCGCTCATGAATCGACTGCAGTTCCGTTAAAAAAAAGGCTGCGGCAGGTCGACCTTGCCGCAGCGCGATGAGATGACATGCACGAACTCGGTCGGCTAGCGGCCGCCGTTGCCGTGCATCCGGTCTACATTCTTTTCCTTGTGCTTGAGGATCTGGCGGTCCAGCTTGTCAATCAGCCCGTCAATGGCCGCGTACATGTCCTCGTTTTCTGCCTTTGCGTGAATCTCACCACCAACCACGTGCAGCGTTGCTTCCGCCATCTGACGCACCTTCTGCACCTGGAGGGTTACCTGGCAGTTGCTGATGTGGTCGAAGTGACGCTCCAGTTTCTCAAATTTATCCGAGACGTAATCCTTCAGTGCGGGAGTCAGTTCTACGTGGTGGCCTGAAATGTTGAGTTGCATAGGCGTCTCCTGTTGTCATCGTGCCGGTCCCAGTGGGCCGGTCTGAGGGCCGGCGCACCACGCGCCGGCAAAGTTCAGATCCAGGACCCCAAAGTGCAGGGCGGTCCTAGACCAGTCTTTTTCTTTCGTTGGACGGTGGAATATGCATCGCTTCCCGGTACTTGGCGACGGTCCGTCGCGCCACCTTGATTCCCTGGTCCCCTAGCATGGCGGCAATTTTACTGTCGCTCAATGGCTTTTTCGGGGTTTCCGCTGCAATCAGTTTCTTGATCATTGCACGGATGGCGGTCGAAGAACATTCCCCACCTTCGTCGGTACTGACATGGCTGGAGAAAAAGTACTTGAGCTCGAAGATGCCCCGCGGCGTGTGCATGTATTTCTGGGTGGTGACCCGGGAAATCGTCGATTCGTGCATCTCAACCGCCTGGGCAATGTCCGACAAAATCAGGGGCTTCATGGCTTCCTCGCCATGATCCAGAAATCCCTGCTGATGCTCAACGATGCGGGTGGCAACTTTCAGGAGCGTCTCGTTCCGGCTCTGCAGGCTCTTGATGAACCATTTCGCTTCCTGCAGTTGGTCCCGCATGTAGGTGTTGTCTGCACTGCTGTCCGCACGCCTTATAAGAGAAGCATAGCTGGCATTGACGCGAATGCGCGGGGCAATTTCCGGATTGAGCTCCACCCGCCACCGGCCGTTGTGCTTGCGCACCATGACATCGGGGATCACATAGTCCGGTTCGGCCCGGTCAATGACGTCGCCCGGGCGCGGATTCAGTCCGGTGATCAGGGTCAGGACCTCCCGCAGCTGATCCTCCTTGAGGCGACTGCGGCGCAGCAACTGGGCGTAATCCCGGTTGCCCAGCAGGTTGATGTAGTGGGTGATCACGAGGCGGGCCTGGGCCAGCCAGGGGGTCTCCGGCGGCAGTTGATTGAGCTGGATCAGCAGGCATTCCTGCAGGTCCCGGGCGAAGACACCGGGTGGGTCGAAGTGCTGCAGCCGATGCAGCACCGCTTCCACCTCGTCCAGCTCCAGCGGATCCTCTTCGCTGTCGTCCACCAGCCCGGCGTGGATGTCTTCCAGGGCGCTGGTCAGGTAGCCACGATCGTCCACGGCGTCCATCAGGGCGTGGGCGATGGCCTGGTCCCGCTCGCTCAGGGGCGTCAGGTTCAACTGCCACTCCAGGTGGTCCTGCAGGGTCTCGGTGGGTGAGTTGCGGGTTTCGAAGTCGTGGTCGTTCTCGTCGTCGTTGCGCGCGGCCGGTGCCGGCGCGGACTGGTAGATGTCGTCCCAGGCCGTGTCGACCGGAAGGTCGTCGGGGATGTTGTCCGGGATGTCATTCTCCGAACTCCAGTCCGGTCCGTTCTCCGATTCGTCCCAGTCGGAACTGGTGTCGGCGGCGGTCTCGGTGCCGGTGTCCGACGTCGAGCTGTCCTGCTCGCTGTTGCTGTCGTTGGCGGAGGCGTCCGAATCCGACTGGTCGTCGTCTTCCGAGGTTTCCAGCATTGGGTTGGATTCCAGCGCCTGCTGGATTTCCTGCTGGAGGTCGAGTGTGGATAGCTGTAGTAGCCGGATCGCCTGTTGCAGCTGGGGCGTCATGGTCAGGCTTTGACCCAGCTTTAACTGTAATGAGGCTTTCATAACCATGGTTCAGAATCCGTCACTCATCAGCGCTCTGCATCGCGGTAAACTCAAAAAATCGTTGTATGCCCGTTACTTGCCGTTACAGATAAAAAGCCTAGCAAGTTCTTTGCCGAGTTTACTTGCTCGGCAACATCAACACAATCGG harbors:
- the yjgA gene encoding ribosome biogenesis factor YjgA, translating into MSDHDHPHDDEEFGKSKSQLKREMHALQDMGKRMLELSNDQLDTLPISDTLRAAIEESRRIRQNEAKRRHLQYVGKVIRQEDDPDALKRAIDAFDAGSEEHTRRHHLAERWRDRLIAEGDSVVGEFFSYCPTADLQHLRNLARNARKDVEKQKNTGQSRKLFRYLRDCIDDAEAAN
- the mgtE gene encoding magnesium transporter; amino-acid sequence: MTDILEKSQARQRLRSLSEALDSGALKQVARILNGGLSPSDIAHLLESSPPRQRALLWNLVDKQLEGEVLQYLSDDIRGYFLSQLNAQELADIIEDFESDDLADLLQQLPDTVIQEVLDTMDEQDRQRVEEVLSYPEDTAGGLMNTDTITVRPDISIDVVLRYLRRHRNLPPMTDSLIVVSRRDEFIGMLPITKMLVSNPAATVREVMDTDIEPIPVTLSDTKVATLFERYDLISAPVVNDDGRLLGRITIDDVVDVIREDADHSLMSMAGLDEDEDTFAPIWKTTRRRAVWLGINLITAFIASGVIGLFEETITKVVALAVLMPIVASMGGIAGSQTLTLVIRGMAVGQISGANVGWLLNREFLSGALNGVFWAVVVATAASVWFQDLLIGAIIAAALIINLVAAALVGTVLPLFLKSRNIDPALAGSVILTTVTDVVGFMAFLGLATIFYA
- a CDS encoding HPr family phosphocarrier protein, giving the protein MIRRPITIINKLGLHARATAKLVATASEFDSSVRISGKGREVDAKNIMQVMMLAASQGTDVELIAEGPDEESAIEALTDLINDYFGEGG
- the rapZ gene encoding RNase adapter RapZ, whose product is MKLIIVSGRSGSGKSTALHVLEDLGYYCIDNLPIGLLFPLTREAAEQSSPGRLKKMAVSIDARNLSGELANFEDIYGQLQQTGVSIEVIFLDADEQSLLQRFHATRRKHPLSDDKTSLREAISNEKKLLEPLSKLSDLHVNTTGMSMYELRDMVKQRVVGRKDQELALLFQSFGFKHGVPLDSDYVFDVRCLPNPYWDNSLRKFVGTDQPVIDFLEKEPASRQMIDDLIAFLENWLPSFAASNRSYMTISIGCTGGQHRSVYVSEQLCAHFRKNYSNVQVRHTELPHLQTRGEI
- the ptsN gene encoding PTS IIA-like nitrogen regulatory protein PtsN, with product MSDTSLTIDNILAPELSLCRVPASSKKRVLESIAERIHEHDGALSESQIFNNLIARERLGSTGIGQGIAIPHCRLEGLEHVVGVLMTLEESIEFDAIDNQPVDLVFALVVPKEATSEHLELLSQLAEKFNDRTFCDRLRQCDDANTLYQRMTAASE
- the hpf gene encoding ribosome hibernation promoting factor, producing the protein MQLNISGHHVELTPALKDYVSDKFEKLERHFDHISNCQVTLQVQKVRQMAEATLHVVGGEIHAKAENEDMYAAIDGLIDKLDRQILKHKEKNVDRMHGNGGR
- a CDS encoding RNA polymerase factor sigma-54 produces the protein MKASLQLKLGQSLTMTPQLQQAIRLLQLSTLDLQQEIQQALESNPMLETSEDDDQSDSDASANDSNSEQDSSTSDTGTETAADTSSDWDESENGPDWSSENDIPDNIPDDLPVDTAWDDIYQSAPAPAARNDDENDHDFETRNSPTETLQDHLEWQLNLTPLSERDQAIAHALMDAVDDRGYLTSALEDIHAGLVDDSEEDPLELDEVEAVLHRLQHFDPPGVFARDLQECLLIQLNQLPPETPWLAQARLVITHYINLLGNRDYAQLLRRSRLKEDQLREVLTLITGLNPRPGDVIDRAEPDYVIPDVMVRKHNGRWRVELNPEIAPRIRVNASYASLIRRADSSADNTYMRDQLQEAKWFIKSLQSRNETLLKVATRIVEHQQGFLDHGEEAMKPLILSDIAQAVEMHESTISRVTTQKYMHTPRGIFELKYFFSSHVSTDEGGECSSTAIRAMIKKLIAAETPKKPLSDSKIAAMLGDQGIKVARRTVAKYREAMHIPPSNERKRLV